A window from Brucella sp. BE17 encodes these proteins:
- the pal gene encoding peptidoglycan-associated lipoprotein Pal: MRRIQSLARSPIAIALFMSLAVAGCASKKNLPNNAGDLGLSGAATPGSSQDFTVNVGDRIFFDLDSSLIRADAQQTLSKQAQWLQRYPQYSITVEGHADERGTREYNLALGQRRAAATRDFLASRGVPTNRMRTISYGNERPIAVCDADSCWSQNRRAITVLNGAGS, translated from the coding sequence ATGCGCCGCATCCAGTCGCTTGCACGTAGCCCGATCGCTATTGCCCTTTTCATGTCGCTCGCCGTTGCCGGTTGCGCATCGAAGAAAAACCTTCCCAACAATGCCGGTGATCTGGGCCTTAGTGGTGCAGCAACGCCTGGCTCGTCGCAGGATTTCACAGTCAACGTTGGAGATCGCATTTTCTTTGATCTTGATTCGTCTCTGATCCGTGCCGACGCTCAGCAGACGCTGTCCAAGCAGGCGCAGTGGCTGCAACGCTATCCGCAATATTCGATTACTGTCGAAGGCCATGCGGATGAACGCGGTACGCGTGAATACAACCTGGCTCTTGGCCAGCGCCGCGCTGCCGCAACCCGTGACTTCCTCGCATCGCGCGGTGTGCCCACCAACCGTATGCGGACGATTTCTTACGGGAACGAACGTCCGATTGCGGTTTGCGATGCAGATTCATGCTGGTCGCAGAATCGCCGCGCTATCACCGTTCTCAACGGTGCGGGCAGCTGA
- the tolB gene encoding Tol-Pal system beta propeller repeat protein TolB, with product MRIGIMKTKFWTVLSAFACMIAASLVATLPARAVVEININKGVVEPLPIAITDFLSADQLGANITSVIAADLERSGLFAPINKSAFIEKISNPDASPRFEDWKVINAQALVTGRITKQPDGRLKAEFRLWDTFAGQQLIGQQFFTTPDNWRRVAHIIADAIYERLTGEKGYFDTRIVFVDESGPAQKRVKRLAIMDQDGANIRYISDGRSMSLTPRFSPNRQEVTYMSFEGGSPKVYLLQLETGQRELVGNFPGMTIAPRFSPDGQKVVMSLLQDDGSANIYTMDLRNRTTTRLTSSQAIDTGASYSPDGSQIVFTSDRGGRPQLYVMGADGSSPRRISSGDGSYSTPVWSPRGDLIAFTKQSQGQFSIGVMKTDGTGERLLTSGFHNEGPTWSPNGRVLMFFRKAAGAGGPRLVTIDLTGRNERQIQTPNFASDPAWSPLLE from the coding sequence ATGAGAATCGGCATCATGAAAACAAAGTTCTGGACAGTCCTTTCGGCTTTCGCCTGTATGATCGCCGCAAGCCTCGTCGCCACCCTGCCAGCACGCGCTGTGGTGGAGATCAACATCAACAAGGGTGTGGTTGAGCCTCTGCCGATTGCGATTACCGATTTCCTTTCGGCGGATCAGCTTGGGGCCAATATCACCTCGGTAATTGCCGCCGATCTTGAGCGCTCGGGTCTTTTCGCACCGATCAACAAAAGCGCGTTCATTGAAAAGATTTCCAATCCCGATGCGTCGCCGCGTTTCGAGGACTGGAAGGTCATCAATGCGCAGGCGCTGGTCACAGGCCGCATCACCAAGCAGCCGGATGGCAGGCTCAAGGCGGAATTCCGTTTGTGGGATACCTTTGCCGGTCAGCAGCTCATCGGCCAGCAGTTTTTTACCACGCCCGATAACTGGCGGCGTGTCGCCCACATCATTGCCGACGCTATCTATGAGCGTTTGACCGGCGAAAAAGGCTATTTCGATACCCGTATCGTTTTTGTCGATGAATCCGGTCCCGCCCAGAAGCGCGTCAAGCGTCTCGCTATCATGGATCAGGACGGTGCCAATATCCGCTACATTTCCGATGGCCGCAGCATGTCCTTGACGCCGCGCTTTTCGCCGAACCGGCAGGAAGTGACCTATATGTCGTTTGAAGGCGGATCGCCGAAAGTCTATTTGCTGCAGCTCGAAACCGGGCAGCGCGAACTGGTCGGTAATTTCCCGGGCATGACGATTGCGCCGCGCTTTTCGCCTGATGGGCAGAAGGTTGTGATGAGCCTGCTTCAGGATGACGGCAGCGCCAATATCTACACGATGGATCTGCGCAATCGCACGACGACACGCCTCACCAGCAGTCAGGCCATCGATACCGGCGCATCCTATTCGCCGGATGGCTCGCAAATTGTATTCACATCGGATCGCGGCGGACGTCCGCAGCTTTACGTCATGGGTGCTGATGGTTCCAGTCCACGTCGTATTTCGTCGGGTGACGGCAGCTATTCCACGCCGGTCTGGTCGCCACGCGGCGATCTGATCGCTTTCACCAAACAGTCGCAGGGTCAGTTCTCGATTGGTGTCATGAAAACCGATGGTACCGGAGAACGTCTGCTGACTTCCGGCTTCCATAATGAAGGTCCGACATGGTCACCGAACGGGCGCGTTCTGATGTTCTTCCGCAAGGCGGCAGGTGCTGGTGGTCCGAGACTTGTAACAATCGATCTCACGGGTCGTAACGAACGCCAGATACAGACACCGAATTTCGCATCTGATCCGGCTTGGTCGCCCCTTCTCGAATAG